The window CCGACCAGTGCCGAGATCGCGACGATCTGTGCCCGGGTGAAGCTGTAGGCGGCAAGCAGGCCAAGCGTCACCGTGATAGCCACAGTGGCGAGGGAAACCACCAGTGAATTCAGGAAATAGGTGCGGAATTCCGGCCGGAAGGCGGAGACGTAGTTTTCGACGGTGGGATGGTCCGGCCAGAGCCGCGCCGGGATGGCGAAGGGCTCCGTCGGCGGCTTCAGGCTGACCGAGACCATCCAGAAGAAGGGCAGCAAGACGATGATCGCCAGCAGCACTTGCATCAGCGTCAACACCACACGGGTCGATCTTTTCTGCTTCATGCCGCGGCCCTCCTGCGATTGGCCTGACCCTGAACAATCGCATAGAGCGCCACGAGCACGGTCAGCACGAGAATCGAGAAGACGCCGTAGGTCGCGGCCTCGCCGAAGCGGAACTGGCCGAAGCCGCTCTCGTAGATCTTGGTCGGGAAGATGTGGGTCGCCGATTGCGGGCCGCCCCGGGTCAGGACCCAGATGATGTCGAAATAGTTGAAGGTCAGGATCAGGGTCAGCACGACGTTGACGACGATGACGTCGCGGATCGCGGGCAGCGTGACATCGAGGAGCCGCCGGGCCGGACCGGCACCGTCAAGCGTCGCCGCCTCGATCTGGCTCTGATCGACGTTCTGCAAGGCCGCGAGATAGATCAGCATGGAGAAGGGAAACCCCTTCCAGACTGCGGCGATGATGACCGAGGCCATCGCCATGCGGCTGTCCGCGAGCCAGGCGACGCTGTTCTCGATGAGCCCCGTCTGCAACAGCAGCGAGTTCACGAGACCAAGCTGCGGATCGTACATGAAGCGCCAGAGGATCGCGGCTACCACGCCCGGAAGGATGAAAGGCAGGAGCACGATGGCGCGCAGCGCGCCCTGCATGGGCAGATTCTGGTTCAACAGAAGTGCAGTCAAGAAGCCGAGGATGTTCTGCAGCAGGACGACGCCGAAGGTCCAGACGATCGAATTCGTCACGACTTCCGTGAACGTGCGGTCTGCGAGGATACGGCGATAGAGCGCGAGTCCGGCGAACTTCGGGTCCGGGCTCAGAAAGCTGGTTTCGTGAAAGCTCTCATAGACCGTTCCGAACATCGGATAGTAGAGCATGACCGCCATCAGGATGAGGGCGGGGGCGAGAAGAAGCCAGTGGAGCCGGCGATCTTTGCGCATCGGGAAAACCTTGTCCTGATGCCGCACCCCGAATCCGAGGTGCGGCAGGCGGTTGGCATCAGTCGAGGGCGTTGATGGCGTCGCAGGCCTTCGCGGCAGTCGCGGCGGGATCGCCACCGGCGTAGATCTCCTGGAACATGGCGATCTGCGCATCGGCGAGCTCGAGGTAGCGCGGAGACAGCG of the Sinorhizobium chiapasense genome contains:
- a CDS encoding carbohydrate ABC transporter permease; this encodes MRKDRRLHWLLLAPALILMAVMLYYPMFGTVYESFHETSFLSPDPKFAGLALYRRILADRTFTEVVTNSIVWTFGVVLLQNILGFLTALLLNQNLPMQGALRAIVLLPFILPGVVAAILWRFMYDPQLGLVNSLLLQTGLIENSVAWLADSRMAMASVIIAAVWKGFPFSMLIYLAALQNVDQSQIEAATLDGAGPARRLLDVTLPAIRDVIVVNVVLTLILTFNYFDIIWVLTRGGPQSATHIFPTKIYESGFGQFRFGEAATYGVFSILVLTVLVALYAIVQGQANRRRAAA